The Parus major isolate Abel chromosome 24, Parus_major1.1, whole genome shotgun sequence genome contains a region encoding:
- the ZW10 gene encoding centromere/kinetochore protein zw10 homolog encodes MAAREGSLVAAVLARSGRLDKEHLGVRVGRLSRRVEELKGEVCTMINKKYSEFLPSMQSAEDLVAQVEGLANNIDMLKAGIENEVQRDLNVAVAEFTELKQQLERDTLVLSILKKLQEIDSSIKECSSALLEEQYVAAAQQLEKARSSLRSLESRRGFELKILKALGTELTVQTQNLIYHLRQEWQKLIVWKLPPSKGSSSLEAVVLSELHLHTVLPQDEDTAVPPVAAVLQALAVLGELHSRLKDFGQLLLQYILKPLISHPSLEPVPEEQPDVFILRFRSQELVLNESSPMEVFDKIKLVFEVLHKHLLNVPLEQPGEGRKEGRVTLAELLGELIWEELSDCLIHNCLVDSIPTNSSKLEQYKEVIESTEEFEKALKKMQFLKEDTTALLKYACNVDSHFANKKCQDVIMAARNLMTSEIHNTVKITPDSSLALPELPDPGSGDHLKMQRPSSLLQSGTVNLGSESRLSPFTLCLPTCRISSSVQQLVELAYHTLLEATASTDLCCVQLFDCVRNIFQLFYEVVPTYHRENLQKLPQLAAIHHNNCMYIAHHLLTLGHQFRFRSTSVLSNGAATFVDLVPGIRRLGIECFLAQMRVQKGEILERLSSARNFSNMDDEENYCAANKAIKQVLHQLRRLGMVWQDVLPVNVYCKAMGALLNTALAEIVTRIAALEDISAEDADRLYSLCRIMVEEGPQVFTPLLEEDKNKKYQEEVPVYVQKWMTFKELMIILQANLQEIVDQWADGKGPLAEEFSAAEVKSLIRALFQNTERRAAALAKIK; translated from the exons ATGGCGGCGCGGGAGGGTTCGCTGGTGGCGGCCGTGCTGGCGCGCTCGGGCCGGCTCGACAAGGAGCATCTGGGAGTCCGCGTGGGGCGCCTCTCCCGCCGCGTCGAGGAGCTCAAG GGAGAGGTGTGCACCATGATCAACAAGAAGTACAGCGAGTTCCTGCCCAGCATGCAGAGCGCAGAGGACCTGGTGGCACAGGTGGAGGGGCTGGCCAACAACATCGACATGCTCAAGGCGGGCATCGAGAACGAG GTTCAGCGAGATCTAAACGTTGCTGTTGCTGAGTTCAcagagctgaagcagcagctggagagggacacGCTGGTCCTGAGCATCCTGAAAAAGCTGCAGGAG ATTGATTCCTCTATCAAGgagtgcagctctgccctgctggaggagcagtacgtggcagcagctcagcagctggagaag GCACGGAGCAGCCTCAGGAGCCTGGAGTCCCGCAGGGGCTTTGAGCTGAAGATCCTGAAGGCCCTGGGCACGGAGCTCACGGTGCAGACACAGAACTTGATCTACCATCTCAGGCAGGAGTGGCAGAAGCTCATTGTGTGGAAGCTTCCCCCTTCCAAAG gaagcagcagcctggaggcCGTGGTGCTGTCGGAGCTGCACTTGCACACGGTGCTGCCTCAGGACGAGGACACTGCTGTCCCACCCGTGGCTGCCGTGCTGCAGGCCTTGGCTGTCCTGGGAGAGCTGCACTCCAGGCTCAAAGATTTTG gCCAGTTGTTGCTGCAGTACATCCTGAAGCCGCTGATCTCACACCCATCTCTGGAGCCAgtcccagaggagcagccagaTGTGTTCATCCTGAGGTTCAGGTCCCAGGAGCTTGTCTTGAACGAGTCCTCTCCTATGGAGGTGTTTGACAAGATCAAGCTGGTTTTTGAAGTTCTGCACAAACATCTGCTAA ATGtgcctctggagcagcctggggaaggcagaaaggaaggcagagtcaccctggcagagctgctgggggagctCATCTGGGAGGAGCTCTCAGACTGCCTCATCCACAACTGCCTGGTGGACTCCATCCCAACCAACAGCAGCAAACTGGAGCAGTACAAAGAG GTGATCGAATCCACAGAGGAATTTGAGAAAGCCCTGAAGAAGATGCAGTTTTTGAAGGAAGACACAACTGCCTTGCTGAAATACGCCTGCAATGTCGATTCCCACTTTGCCAACAAGAAGTGCCAGGATGTGATCATGGCAGCCAGGAACCTGATGACCTCAGAAATACACAACACTGTGAAG ATCACACCTGATTCCAGCCTAGCcctcccagagctccctgaTCCTGGGTCAGGAGACCACCTAAAAATGCAGAGAccctccagcctcctgcagAGTGGGACAGTGAATCTGGGGAGTGAGagcaggctgagccccttcaCCCTGTGCCTGCCCACCTGCCGCATCAGCTCCTCGGTGCAGCAGCTCGTGGAGCTGGCCTATCACACCCTGCTGGAggccacagccagcacagatCTCTG CTGTGTGCAGCTCTTTGACTGTGTCAGGAACATCTTCCAGCTCTTCTACGAGGTGGTGCCCACGTACCACAG GGAGAACCTGCAGAAGCTGCCCCAGCTGGCTGCCATCCACCACAACAACTGCATGTACATCGCCCACCACCTGCTCACCCTGGGCCACCAGTTCCGCTTCCGCAGCACCAGCGTGCTCAGCAACGGGGCTGCCACCTTCGTGGACCTGGTGCCTGGCATAAGGAGGCTGG GGATAGAGTGTTTTCTGGCCCAGATGCGAGTGCAGAAGGGAGAAATCCTGGAGAGGCTCTCGAGTGCCAGGAATTTTTCCAACATGGATGACGAGGAGAATTACTGTGCAGCAAATAAAGCCATAAAGCAG GTGCTGCACCAGCTGAGGAGGCTGGGCATGGTGTGGCAGGATGTGCTCCCTGTGAACGTGTACTGCAAGGCCATGGGGGCCTTACTGaacacagccctggcagagaTTGTCACCAGGATTGCTGCCCTGGAG gATATCTCTGCAGAGGATGCAGACAGGCTGTACTCACTCTGCAGGATCATGGTGGAGGAGGGACCCCAAGTTTTCACCCCTCTGCttgaagaagacaaaaataagaagTACCAAGAGGAAGTTCCAGTCTATGTGCAGAAGTGGATGACATTCAAGGAGCTGATGATCATCCTGCAGGCCAACCTCCAAGAAATTGTGGATCA GTGGGCAGATGGCAAGGGGCCTCTGGCAGAGGAGttttcagcagctgaggtgAAGAGTCTGATCCGAGCCTTGTTCCAGAACacagagaggagagcagcagccctggccaaGATCAAGTGA
- the TMPRSS5 gene encoding transmembrane protease serine 5: MRDRDRPRHRDSAGRSAGPGPGGLAGLSRSQRSPGERSEMGSHPQEPLGGERPFPAGCPAPRRHSQLSAGGVLVGMLGRGCSVRDALMRVLRPARVSLGALCTVWRLLLLLGVAGLLAGTAAGTWLLGQCPQDSPAAALRASLGLCMTLHSLASVSFRISTVNSLLEARLEAHPGWLLVCHGPWDPSLGTRLCRQLGYLSMSRQKGVKLADVGVGAGQQFLQVTPGQEGSLEDMWQVRSSCQSGRIVALQCSECGLQAGVLRVVGGTDVSPGRWPWQVSVCQGSQHRCGGSVLAPEWILTAAHCVHRQLPAPAWQVFAGIVTQGSLKPEAGVPVRDIIPHPLYNESSLDYDIALMRLQVPLNFSGAIRAVCLPPSPQDLLQGTQCWVSGWGYTTPGQAQVAGTLKEALVPLIGTRRCNSSCGYRGELTARMLCAGHLQGRVDACQVGLGAGGDTWGGTAGARWCAGMEPCGAWWELSAGAGAVLSQTTPGSTPTWLSCCPGSTRSPR; the protein is encoded by the exons ATGCGGGACCGGGACCGGCCCCGGCACCGGGACAGCGCCGGGCGgagcgcggggccggggccgggggggcTGGCGGGGCTCAGCCGCTCCCAGCGCAGCCCCGGAGAGAGGAGCGAGATGGGTTCCCACCCCCAGGAACCCCTCGGGGGGGAGCGGCCCTTCCCTGCGGGCTGCCCTGCCCCTCGCAGGCACTCCCAGCTGAGCGCCGGGGGTGTTCTGGTGGGGATGCTGGGCCGGGGATGCTCGGTCAGGGATGCTCTGATGAGGGTGCTCC GTCCTGCTCGGGTGTCCCTTGGGGCTCTCTGCACCGTctggaggctgctcctgctgctgggggtggcggggctgctggcagggacgGCGGCTGGGACGTGGCTGCTCGGTCAGTGCccccaggacagccctgctgccGCTCTGAGAGCCAGTTTGGG gcTGTGCATGACCCTGCACAGCTTGGCTTCAGTGTCTTTCAGGATCAGCACAGTGAATTCCTTGCTGGAAGCACGGCTGGAAGCACATCCTGGCTGGCTCCTGGTGTGCCACGGGCCCTGGGATCCCTCCCTGGGCACCCGGCTCTGCCGGCAGCTCGGGTACCTCAG CATGAGCCGGCAGAAGGGGGTGAAGCTGGCCGATGTCGGGGTGGGTGCTGGGCAGCAGTTCCTGCAGGTGACACCCGGGCAGGAAGGCAGCCTGGAGGACATGTGGCAGGTCAG gagcagctgccagtcCGGTCGAATTGtggctctgcagtgctcag AGTGTGGGCTGCAGGCGGGGGTCCTGAGGGTGGTGGGGGGCACGGACGTGTCCCCCGGGCGCTGGCCCTGGCAGGTCAGTGTGTGCCAGGGCTCCCAGCACCGCTGTGGGGGCTCCGTGCTGGCCCCCGAGTGGATCCTCACAGCAGCTCACTGTGTGCACAG gcagctcccagccccagcctggcaggttTTTGCGGGCATTGTCACCCAGGGCTCGCTGAAGCCCGAGGCGGGGGTGCCGGTCCGGGACATCATTCCGCACCCGCTCTACAACGAGAGCAGCCTCGACTACGACATCGCCCTGATGAGGCTCCAAGTGCCCCTCAATTTCTCAG GTGCCATCCGAGCCGTGTGCCTGCCGCCGTCCCCGCAGGACCTGCTGCAGGGCACGCAGTGCTGGGTGTCGGGCTGGGGCTACACCACCCCTGGCCAAG cacaggtgGCCGGGACGCTGAAGGAGGCTCTGGTGCCCCTGATCGGCACCCGGAGGTGCAACAGCTCCTGCGGGTACAGGGGTGAGCTGACGGCCAGGATGCTCTGTGCAGGACACCTGCAGGGCCGTGTGGACGCCTGCCAGGtagggctgggagcagggggggacacctgggg GGGGACAGCGGGGGCCCGCTGGTGTGCTGGGATGGAGCCATGTGGCGCCTGGTGGGAATTGTCAGCTGGGGCcggggctgtgctgagccaaaCCACCCCGGGGTCTACACCAACgtggctcagctgctgccctggatCCACCAGGTCACCCAGGTaa